The Pseudomonas azadiae genome includes a window with the following:
- a CDS encoding NAD(P)/FAD-dependent oxidoreductase, whose amino-acid sequence MIDVIVVGGGIVGASAALMLAQKGQRVALVERDFCGSHSSGVNYGGVRRQGRPLHQLPLSQRAHQLWADLPGLIGIDGEYVRSGHLKLARSHADFAALQTYAEQTRGFGLGLQLLDYTELRARFPWVGDIAVGASLCPQDGHANPRLVSPAFARAARQHGAQVHEQSAVTRIAHDGRLFQLHCANGLHLQAPWLLNCAGAWAGTVAAQFGEAVPMTSAHPAMLVTEPLPVVMSVSTGVEGGGIYARQVARGNCILGGGRGFALGPQQARPGQAAVLEILRHASELYPFLKGAQAIRTWSGTEGYLPDHEPVIGPSSTQPGLLHGFGFAGAGFQLGPAVGEALAEIVCEGASRQPIEAFSIRRFQA is encoded by the coding sequence TTGATCGACGTCATCGTCGTGGGCGGCGGGATTGTCGGCGCTTCGGCGGCCTTGATGCTGGCGCAGAAAGGGCAGCGCGTGGCGTTGGTGGAGCGGGATTTCTGTGGCTCACATTCCAGCGGCGTCAACTATGGCGGCGTGCGGCGCCAGGGCCGGCCTTTGCACCAGTTGCCGTTGTCCCAGCGTGCCCACCAGCTGTGGGCCGACTTGCCGGGACTGATCGGTATCGACGGCGAATACGTGCGCTCCGGGCATTTGAAGCTGGCGCGCAGCCATGCCGATTTTGCCGCATTGCAGACGTACGCCGAACAGACCCGCGGCTTTGGCCTGGGCTTGCAATTGCTCGATTACACCGAGCTGCGCGCGCGTTTTCCCTGGGTCGGTGATATCGCGGTGGGGGCCTCGCTGTGCCCGCAGGATGGTCACGCCAACCCGCGCCTGGTGTCGCCCGCCTTCGCCCGCGCGGCCAGACAACACGGCGCGCAGGTGCATGAACAATCGGCGGTCACGCGCATCGCGCATGACGGCCGGCTTTTCCAGCTGCACTGCGCCAATGGCCTGCACCTGCAAGCGCCGTGGCTGCTCAACTGCGCCGGCGCCTGGGCCGGTACGGTGGCTGCGCAGTTTGGTGAAGCGGTGCCGATGACCTCGGCGCACCCGGCGATGCTCGTCACCGAACCACTGCCGGTGGTGATGAGCGTCAGCACTGGCGTTGAAGGCGGTGGCATTTATGCGCGCCAGGTCGCTCGGGGCAACTGCATCCTGGGCGGCGGGCGCGGCTTTGCCCTTGGCCCGCAACAGGCACGACCGGGGCAGGCCGCGGTGCTGGAGATTTTGCGCCATGCCAGTGAGCTGTACCCGTTTCTCAAGGGTGCCCAGGCGATTCGTACCTGGAGCGGCACCGAAGGATACCTGCCCGATCATGAACCCGTGATCGGTCCCAGCAGCACCCAACCTGGCCTGCTCCACGGTTTCGGCTTTGCCGGCGCCGGGTTCCAGCTCGGTCCCGCCGTCGGTGAAGCCCTGGCAGAGATCGTCTGCGAAGGGGCCAGCCGCCAACCCATTGAAGCCTTTTCCATCCGTCGTTTCCAAGCCTGA
- a CDS encoding ABC transporter substrate-binding protein codes for MNPRIALSCLSVALLASTAHAAPTLYLGMNGGTMERVYADKVLPAFEKANNVKVVIVPGTSSDILAKVQANKDNPQMHVMFLDDGIMYRAISMGLCEKLAPSPTLEQIPAKARIKDEAVAVTLGVTGLGYNAKMFKEKGWAAPTSWMDLADPRFKDKVVFQSLASSTFGLHGFLMFNRIQGGSETDVEPGFKAWPKTVGPNVLEYIASSAKISEMVQTDEAAIFPLTPTQVTTQKLLGVPMEYAQPKEGAVVLNVAECVIARNDQPELAQKLAAFLLSAEAQAPALEEGDQIPSNPTTPTTDKTRARVEAMQGYLQTAISIDWDQVNQARPEWNARWSRSIER; via the coding sequence ATGAACCCACGTATCGCGCTGTCCTGCTTGTCCGTCGCCTTGCTCGCCTCCACTGCCCATGCGGCGCCGACGCTGTACCTGGGCATGAACGGCGGCACCATGGAACGGGTGTACGCCGACAAGGTGTTGCCCGCGTTCGAAAAGGCCAACAACGTCAAGGTGGTGATCGTGCCCGGCACCTCGTCGGACATCCTCGCCAAGGTCCAGGCCAACAAAGACAACCCGCAGATGCACGTGATGTTCCTCGATGACGGCATCATGTACCGCGCCATTTCCATGGGCCTGTGCGAGAAACTGGCGCCAAGCCCGACCCTGGAACAGATCCCGGCCAAGGCACGAATCAAGGACGAAGCCGTGGCCGTGACCCTCGGCGTCACGGGCCTTGGCTACAACGCCAAGATGTTCAAGGAAAAAGGCTGGGCCGCGCCCACCTCGTGGATGGACCTGGCCGACCCGCGCTTCAAGGACAAAGTGGTGTTCCAGTCCCTCGCGTCGTCCACCTTCGGCCTGCACGGTTTCCTGATGTTCAACCGCATCCAGGGCGGCAGCGAAACCGACGTGGAGCCTGGCTTCAAGGCCTGGCCGAAGACCGTCGGCCCCAATGTGCTGGAATACATCGCCAGCTCGGCGAAAATCTCCGAGATGGTGCAAACCGACGAAGCCGCGATCTTCCCGCTGACGCCCACCCAGGTCACCACCCAGAAACTGCTCGGCGTGCCGATGGAATATGCGCAACCCAAGGAGGGCGCGGTGGTACTGAACGTGGCCGAATGCGTGATCGCGCGCAATGACCAGCCGGAATTGGCGCAAAAACTTGCCGCCTTCCTGCTCAGCGCCGAAGCCCAGGCGCCTGCGTTGGAAGAAGGCGACCAGATCCCGTCGAACCCGACCACGCCGACCACCGACAAAACCCGCGCACGCGTGGAAGCGATGCAGGGTTACCTGCAGACGGCGATTTCGATTGATTGGGACCAGGTCAACCAGGCGCGACCGGAGTGGAACGCGCGGTGGAGTCGATCGATCGAACGTTGA
- the nadE gene encoding ammonia-dependent NAD(+) synthetase translates to MQTQDRIAQELNIDRSLVKGGEPQEIQRRVDFIKDTLRQSGCKALVLGISGGVDSLVAGRLCQLAVEQLRDEDYPARFIAMRLPYKSQADEHDATASLDFIRPDQTETLNIAAGVDGLMSNLSVSDVSAERVDFIKGNVKARARMIAQYAVANLHNGLVVGTDQGAEALMGFFTKFGDGACDLAPLSGLTKTQVRLLGAGLGAPAELVGKLPTADLEELAPGKADELAYGCTYAEIDAYLMGEPVSERVRAIVEKAYHQTAHKRALPFVPQ, encoded by the coding sequence ATGCAAACCCAGGACCGTATCGCTCAGGAATTGAATATCGACCGCTCGCTGGTAAAAGGCGGCGAGCCCCAGGAAATCCAGCGCCGCGTCGACTTTATCAAGGACACCCTGCGTCAGTCCGGCTGCAAGGCCCTGGTGCTGGGCATCAGCGGCGGGGTCGACTCGTTGGTGGCCGGGCGTCTGTGCCAGTTGGCGGTGGAGCAACTGCGCGATGAAGACTATCCCGCGCGTTTTATTGCCATGCGCCTGCCGTACAAGAGCCAGGCGGACGAGCACGATGCGACAGCCTCCCTGGACTTCATCCGCCCTGACCAGACCGAAACGCTGAATATTGCAGCGGGCGTCGACGGGCTGATGTCCAACCTGTCTGTGTCAGACGTCAGCGCCGAGCGCGTGGATTTCATCAAGGGCAACGTCAAGGCGCGGGCGCGGATGATCGCCCAGTATGCCGTGGCCAATTTGCACAACGGCCTGGTGGTCGGCACCGATCAGGGCGCCGAAGCCTTGATGGGGTTCTTCACCAAGTTCGGTGATGGCGCCTGCGACCTGGCACCGCTGTCCGGCCTGACCAAAACCCAGGTGCGCCTGCTGGGCGCAGGCCTTGGCGCACCGGCCGAGCTGGTTGGCAAACTGCCCACCGCCGACCTCGAAGAGCTGGCGCCGGGGAAAGCGGATGAGCTGGCGTACGGTTGCACCTATGCAGAGATCGACGCGTACCTGATGGGCGAGCCGGTGAGCGAGCGGGTGAGGGCGATAGTCGAGAAGGCATACCACCAGACAGCGCACAAACGCGCGCTGCCCTTCGTGCCGCAATGA